The genomic window GGAAGCATCAATCTTCTAAATCATTACATGGCAATGAGGGTATTGGATTCCAATATTTTGACTGAATCTTTTAGTGTTGAGCAACTTCAGGAAATGAGTCTTCTGTTAATGGAAACACACCATTACGGATACTTAATTGCAGGTGGTTTTTTTGGAATTCACTGTATATTATTTGGAGTGCTTATCTATAAATCTAATGTATTTCCAAAATTCTTTGGAGGCTTATTATTAGGAGCAGGAGCAGGTTATTTGATTGAAACTTTTGGAAATTTCAATTTCCCAGGTTATGAAAACTATACTGCTTTAATTGTTGGTTTTACCGCAGCCTTAGGAGAAGTTGGAATTACAATATACATGCTCAGTAAAGGAGCAACAGCATCTTACAAACGCTTAAAAAAATTAACACAATGAAAAATCGAATTTTAATAATAACATTATTTATGGCTTTGGGCTTTGTGGAGCACAACTTATATGGGCAGGTAGCCAATAAGATTGATAGGACTCAAGATGGTCAACTTTTGGGTTTGGGTGCTCAGTATAATCTTAAGTCAATTATTTTAGAAGAAGACCGCCCAATTGTTATTTCACTACCAATAGGTTACAATACTTCTAAAGCAAATTACCCTGTACTATATGTGTTGGATGGGTTACAAAACATCAAACACACCGTTGGCACTGTGGAACTTTTAACAGAATCAGGATTAATTCCACCTTTAATTGTGGTTGGTATAGAGAGTTTAGACAGAACGAGGGATTTAACACCATCTAACGCAGGGCAGAATGTTTATGGTGGTACTGGCAATTCAGGGATTCCGCAAAGTGGTGGAGCACCAAAATTTCTTAAGTTTTTGAGTGATGAATTGGTTCCGTATATGGATTCTAATTACAGAACACATCCTTATCGTATTCTAGAAGGACATTCATTGGGAGGTCTATTTAGTGTTTATGCACTTATGGAAAGCAAAGATCTTTTTGATGCGTTTATAGTTGAAGCACCAGCACTTTGGTGGAATAAGGAAGAAATGACGGAAAAAGCAAAAACCTTTTTTAAATCTCATGAAAGCCTTAATAAAACAGTCTACTTTGGAATTGGTGGTGGAGATGGTTGGGGAATGCGTCAGGAACTAACCAGGTACGTTGACGTTGTAAAGCAGAA from Winogradskyella sp. MH6 includes these protein-coding regions:
- a CDS encoding DUF4386 domain-containing protein; translated protein: MDRSNTFVNLKQIRLTGLFYLFVIICAGFSQGYVRGTLIIPGDATRTAENILQNKALFQLGLTTDLIAFLLDVVISVFLYQIFKPFHKGLALISSCFRLIAHPAIGSINLLNHYMAMRVLDSNILTESFSVEQLQEMSLLLMETHHYGYLIAGGFFGIHCILFGVLIYKSNVFPKFFGGLLLGAGAGYLIETFGNFNFPGYENYTALIVGFTAALGEVGITIYMLSKGATASYKRLKKLTQ
- a CDS encoding alpha/beta hydrolase-fold protein, translating into MKNRILIITLFMALGFVEHNLYGQVANKIDRTQDGQLLGLGAQYNLKSIILEEDRPIVISLPIGYNTSKANYPVLYVLDGLQNIKHTVGTVELLTESGLIPPLIVVGIESLDRTRDLTPSNAGQNVYGGTGNSGIPQSGGAPKFLKFLSDELVPYMDSNYRTHPYRILEGHSLGGLFSVYALMESKDLFDAFIVEAPALWWNKEEMTEKAKTFFKSHESLNKTVYFGIGGGDGWGMRQELTRYVDVVKQNTSKNFRWFHEEVGDEGHMASRLLLNYNGLKFLFSDIKIHEDFIDNFSAKSFLKAEQQLKNKYGELARRPAEEYFNLVSVLIEKGNDLGAISVLKSTSEAYPMYIGLLTYLAKLYEKTNQKDKAIDAYLLGVEVSKQYKLGQEDDLQIEIDRLRKVQD